Proteins encoded in a region of the Vibrio sp. CB1-14 genome:
- the trmB gene encoding tRNA (guanosine(46)-N7)-methyltransferase TrmB, with amino-acid sequence MSEVTTNEYTEDGKLIRKVRSFVRREGRLTKGQESAMEECWPTMGIDYQESLLDWEQVFGNKNPVVLEVGFGMGASLVEMAKNAPEKNFIGIEVHSPGVGACLSSARDAGVTNLRVMCHDAVEVFANMIPENSLSTMQLFFPDPWHKKRHHKRRIVQLDFAEMVRTKLIPESGIFHMATDWENYAEHMVEVMNEAPGFENIATDGDFVPRPEERPLTKFEARGHRLGHGVWDIKYRRTA; translated from the coding sequence ATGAGTGAAGTGACTACTAACGAATACACTGAAGATGGCAAACTGATTCGCAAAGTTCGCAGTTTTGTTCGTCGTGAAGGACGCCTAACCAAAGGCCAAGAATCGGCAATGGAAGAGTGCTGGCCTACAATGGGTATTGATTACCAAGAGTCACTACTCGATTGGGAGCAGGTATTTGGCAACAAAAACCCTGTTGTACTTGAAGTTGGTTTCGGCATGGGCGCGTCTTTAGTCGAAATGGCAAAGAACGCACCCGAAAAGAATTTTATCGGTATTGAAGTACACAGCCCGGGTGTTGGCGCCTGCCTGTCTTCAGCACGCGATGCTGGTGTCACCAACCTACGTGTAATGTGTCACGACGCAGTTGAAGTGTTTGCTAACATGATTCCAGAGAACAGCCTAAGCACAATGCAACTGTTCTTCCCAGACCCATGGCACAAAAAGCGTCACCATAAGCGCCGTATTGTTCAGCTAGATTTTGCAGAAATGGTAAGAACTAAACTTATCCCTGAATCTGGTATTTTCCACATGGCAACTGACTGGGAAAACTACGCGGAGCACATGGTCGAAGTCATGAACGAAGCACCGGGCTTTGAAAACATTGCCACTGATGGTGATTTCGTACCGCGCCCTGAAGAGCGTCCACTGACCAAATTTGAAGCTCGTGGTCACCGCCTTGGTCACGGTGTTTGGGATATCAAATACCGTCGCACTGCGTAA
- the glsB gene encoding glutaminase B: MKPTKQILSTILSEVKPLIGQGKVADYIPALANVPNTKLGIAVYTNEGEVITAGDAEENFSIQSISKALSLTLAMMLYKPEEIWQRVGKEPSGQAFNSLIQLEMEQGIPRNPFINAGAIVVADLLQSRLSAPRQRLLEFVRVLSGDSHIVYDKIVAASEMMHSDRNAAIAYLMRSFGNFNNDVIPVLNNYFHACALKMSCVDLAKTFSYLANQGQSVNTKKQIITPTQTKQLNALLATCGLYDGAGEFAYRVGMPGKSGVGGGIIAIVPGEMTIAVWSPELDKSGNSLAGTRALEMLSERIGRSIF; this comes from the coding sequence ATGAAACCAACAAAACAGATCCTTTCTACCATCCTAAGCGAAGTAAAACCGCTAATTGGACAAGGTAAAGTCGCCGACTACATCCCTGCACTTGCCAATGTGCCCAATACCAAATTGGGTATCGCGGTGTATACCAATGAAGGGGAAGTGATCACCGCAGGTGATGCGGAAGAGAACTTCTCAATTCAATCTATTTCTAAAGCGCTAAGCCTAACGCTTGCCATGATGCTGTATAAGCCAGAGGAAATCTGGCAACGCGTTGGCAAAGAGCCATCAGGACAGGCATTTAACTCGCTGATCCAGCTTGAAATGGAGCAAGGCATTCCTCGTAATCCGTTTATCAACGCTGGCGCCATTGTGGTGGCAGACTTGCTACAAAGCCGCCTGTCAGCCCCTAGACAGCGTCTGCTGGAGTTTGTACGTGTATTGTCTGGAGATAGCCATATTGTCTACGACAAGATTGTTGCTGCATCTGAGATGATGCACAGCGACCGTAATGCCGCAATCGCCTATCTGATGCGTTCATTCGGTAACTTCAACAATGATGTTATCCCAGTACTGAATAATTACTTTCACGCTTGCGCGCTTAAAATGAGCTGTGTAGACCTTGCTAAGACCTTTAGCTATCTTGCTAACCAAGGTCAGTCGGTCAACACCAAAAAGCAGATCATCACACCAACACAAACCAAGCAACTCAATGCACTACTGGCGACTTGTGGATTGTATGATGGTGCGGGCGAATTTGCTTACCGCGTCGGCATGCCAGGCAAGTCAGGCGTGGGCGGCGGGATCATCGCGATTGTGCCGGGTGAGATGACCATAGCCGTATGGTCACCTGAACTGGATAAGTCTGGTAACTCACTCGCCGGCACTCGCGCATTAGAAATGCTTTCTGAACGAATCGGTCGCTCAATTTTCTAA